Proteins from a genomic interval of Thamnophis elegans isolate rThaEle1 chromosome 2, rThaEle1.pri, whole genome shotgun sequence:
- the TSFM gene encoding elongation factor Ts, mitochondrial: MTSNSRVLDMLRVSGLGGILVSLQARGALVPQQWHLPRFLHLGIPALAAKEALMKLRKKTGYSFVNCKKALEKYVDNIEEAEVWLHEQAKKEGWSKALKLQGRKTKEGLIGLLQEGSSAVMVEVNCETDFVAQNVKFQQLVQQVAIGTMIHHKEIIDQSNTYRKRFLNSDELSQLRTGPEGSLLTDQLALAIGKLGENMVVKRAACISVPENFFIGSYVHGSPSKSSSWLSNMLFGKYGAMVICSSSEEDPKSDITELSRKLAQHVVGMAPLSVGSAEDEPGDESETKMLAQPYVMEPTISLGQFLQPTGISVLDFVRFECGEDPELSESS, from the exons ATGACGTCTAATTCTCGCGTCCTCGACATGCTGCGCGTTTCGGGGCTGGGGGGCATTCTGGTCTCCTTGCAAGCGAGGGGCGCTCTGGTGCCGCAG CAATGGCATTTGCCTCGTTTCCTTCATCTTGGCATTCCTGCCCTGGCAGCAAAGGAAGCACTGATGAAACTTAGGAAGAAAACTGGCTATTCCTTTGTAAACTGCAAGAAAGCCTTGGAAAAATATGTTGATAACATTGAAGAA GCTGAAGTTTGGCTGCATGAACAAGCAAAGAAGGAGGGATGGAGCAAGGCATTGAAACTTCAAGGGCGGAAGACCAAAGAAGGTCTCATAGGGCTGCTTCAAGAGGGAAGCTCAGCCGTAATGGTAGAG GTAAACTGCGAGACCGATTTCGTGGCCCAAAATGTTAAATTTCAACAGCTGGTTCAGCAAGTAGCTATTGGAACAATGATTCACCATAAGGAGATCATAGACCAGTCAAACACATATCGTAAG CGTTTCTTAAATTCTGATGAGCTTTCTCAACTCAGGACAGGCCCAGAGGGATCTTTGCTTACTGACCAACTTGCTCTAGCAATAG GCAAGCTAGGCgagaacatggttgttaagagggCAGCATGCATATCAGTGCCTGAGAATTTCTTCATCGGCTCTTACGTACATGGGTCGCCCTCCAAAAGCAGCTCATGGCTTTCTAACATGTTATTTGGCAAATACGGTGCCATGGTGATCTGCAGTTCCTCGGAGGAAGACCCAAAGTCTGACATTACTGAACTGAGCAGGAAACTGGCCCAGCATGTGGTAGGTATGGCCCCTCTCTCTGTGGGCTCTGCGGAAGACGAACCCGGAGATGAATCTGAAACAAAGATGCTTGCCCAGCCGTATGTGATGGAGCCAACTATTTCCTTGGGACAATTCCTTCAGCCGACTGGTATATCTGTCTTGGATTTTGTGCGGTTTGAATGTGGAGAAGATCCAGAGTTGTCCGAATCAAGCTAG
- the EEF1AKMT3 gene encoding EEF1A lysine methyltransferase 3, protein MAALVFAGDVEVGLESVFPQELELFADAFPVQTRYRLCGHELSITQYHGARLGVAAPVWEAALALCEYFEAKKVNFQDKKVIELGAGTGVVGILASLLGGHVTITDLPVALKQIEENVHRNLPAQCIARTKVCALSWGLDHKDFPQNYDFILGADIVYLKDTYPLLIRTLQHVCGAQSIIYLSSKMREEHSTALFFENLLPMHFTTKLTFRNETENINIYKVTSKNYIS, encoded by the exons ATGGCGGCGCTGGTGTTTGCAGGCGACGTGGAAGTGGGTTTAGAGTCGGTGTTTCCGCAGGAACTGGAGTTGTTTGCTGATGCTTTTCCTGTGCAGACCCGGTACCGGCTCTGTGGGCACGAGCTGAGCATCACGCAGTACCACGGGGCGCGGCTGGGAGTAGCTGCTCCGGTCTGGGAGGCG GCTCTAGCTCTCTGTGAATATTTTGAAGCAAAGAAGGTGAACTTTCAGGACAAGAAAGTGATAGAGCTTGGTGCTGGGACAGGTGTTGTCGGGATCCTCGCATCGCTTCTTG gaGGCCATGTAACCATCACAGATCTTCCTGTAGCCTTGAAGCAAATAGAGGAGAACGTCCATCGGAATTTGCCTGCACAATGCATTGCACGAACCAAGGTTTGTGCTCTATCATGGGGTCTGGACCACAAGGATTTTCCTCAAAATTATGACTTCATCCTCGGTGCAGATATTGTCTATCTCAAGGACACTTACCCACTCCTGATAAGGACTCTCCAGCATGTATGTGGTGCAcagtctattatctatctgtcttcAAAAATGAGAGAGGAACATAGCACAGCACTGTTTTTTGAGAATCTGCTCCCTATGCACTTCACCACAAAACTCACCTTTAGGAATGAGACTGAGAATATTAATATCTACAAAGTGACCAGCAAGAATTACATTAGTTAA